A region of Caldicoprobacter guelmensis DNA encodes the following proteins:
- the scfB gene encoding thioether cross-link-forming SCIFF peptide maturase yields MVHAFEMNGLYIAVDINSGSVHSLDRLTYEILKAFPYDFSTDRAIEKFGDKFGVDSVKEACEEIERLIEQGMLYSPELDETFLSRQLENNNGLKALCLHVAHDCNLSCEYCFASKGSYCSQRRLMPEEVAFKAMEYLAQNSGNRKNIEVDFFGGEPLLNFDVIKKAVAYGRELEKRYNKKFYFTITTNGTLLNREKIDYINENMDNVVISLDGRKHVHDAMRYYRNGKGSYDEIVELAKELVSGRGGKNYYIRGTFTNRNLDFAEDVFHIAGLGFEEVSIEPVVGSGQPFHITDEHISVILDEYERLARRIVDYIKAGHKLKFYHFNINLYGGPCVQRRIVACGAGFEYLAVSPEGRFYPCHQFVGQPQFIMGDVFNGIDDPRGWADRFKRCNILTKEKCKDCWAKYFCSGGCHANAYFTNGSINIPNELACIMQRKRIECALMIDVALSLESA; encoded by the coding sequence GTGGTACATGCTTTTGAGATGAATGGGCTTTACATCGCTGTAGATATCAACAGCGGGAGTGTGCACAGCCTTGACAGGCTTACATACGAAATCTTAAAGGCGTTTCCGTATGATTTTTCGACAGACAGGGCAATTGAGAAGTTTGGAGATAAATTTGGGGTGGATAGCGTTAAAGAGGCGTGTGAAGAGATTGAGCGGCTTATAGAGCAGGGAATGCTATACAGCCCCGAATTAGACGAAACATTTCTTTCCCGTCAGCTAGAAAACAACAACGGCTTAAAGGCGCTGTGCCTTCATGTGGCACACGATTGCAATTTAAGCTGCGAGTACTGCTTTGCCTCTAAAGGCAGCTACTGTTCCCAAAGGAGGCTCATGCCTGAAGAAGTGGCTTTTAAAGCCATGGAGTACCTTGCCCAAAATTCCGGAAACAGGAAAAACATAGAGGTGGATTTTTTTGGAGGAGAGCCGCTGCTCAACTTTGATGTGATCAAAAAGGCGGTTGCTTACGGTAGGGAGCTTGAGAAACGTTACAATAAAAAATTCTATTTTACCATAACCACCAACGGCACTCTTCTTAATAGGGAAAAGATCGACTATATCAACGAAAACATGGACAACGTTGTCATCAGCCTGGATGGGCGGAAACATGTCCATGATGCCATGAGGTACTACAGAAACGGAAAGGGAAGCTACGACGAGATTGTAGAATTGGCCAAGGAACTGGTAAGCGGTAGAGGTGGCAAAAACTACTACATAAGGGGGACGTTTACAAATAGAAATTTAGACTTTGCTGAGGATGTTTTCCATATAGCTGGATTGGGTTTTGAAGAGGTATCGATAGAACCGGTGGTGGGCAGTGGTCAGCCATTTCACATCACCGATGAACATATATCCGTAATTCTTGACGAGTATGAAAGGTTGGCCAGAAGAATAGTGGATTATATAAAGGCGGGACATAAGCTTAAGTTTTACCACTTCAATATAAACCTTTACGGGGGGCCATGTGTGCAAAGGAGGATTGTGGCGTGTGGGGCAGGCTTTGAATACCTTGCAGTATCGCCTGAGGGGCGTTTCTATCCCTGCCATCAATTTGTTGGGCAACCCCAGTTTATAATGGGAGATGTATTCAACGGTATAGATGACCCGAGGGGATGGGCCGACCGGTTTAAAAGGTGCAATATCCTGACAAAGGAAAAGTGCAAGGATTGCTGGGCTAAATATTTTTGTTCTGGCGGGTGTCATGCCAACGCCTATTTTACAAACGGAAGCATTAACATTCCAAACGAGCTGGCCTGCATCATGCAGCGCAAGAGGATAGAATGTGCACTAATGATAGACGTGGCGCTTTCCCTTGAAAGCGCTTGA
- a CDS encoding glycerate kinase family protein: MKIVLVPDSFKGTFSSLEVIEHLEEVARRHFSPLEVVKVPIADGGEGTVDALVMAAKGEYRMVEVMGPLPDMRVKAKYGIIHGKTAVIEMAQASGLPLVPAEKRDPLNATTYGTGEVIKAALDEGIRDFIIGIGGSATNDGGIGAAQALGVKFLDRSGKEVGFGGKYLQFIDRIIIDDIDPWIKESTITVICDVSNPLTGPHGATAVYGPQKGVTEENFDILESGMKNYERLIKETTGMDMSKVPGSGAAGGLGAALVAFFGAVLKPGIDTVLDYVKFDELIEGADLVITGEGRIDGQSVYGKVPVGIAKRCKHKGIKVVAIVGGMGPGAQKVYDYGIYSIMPTVNAPMSLDEAIDRAQELLKDAADRMFRFIKLGMELNRPYDSDKLSKNLSC, translated from the coding sequence TTGAAGATCGTCTTGGTGCCCGATTCGTTTAAAGGGACTTTTTCTTCCCTGGAAGTTATCGAACATTTAGAAGAGGTGGCAAGGAGGCACTTTTCACCTTTAGAAGTGGTGAAGGTTCCTATTGCCGATGGCGGCGAAGGGACGGTGGATGCGCTTGTTATGGCCGCCAAAGGTGAGTACAGGATGGTTGAAGTGATGGGCCCGCTACCTGATATGCGCGTCAAAGCCAAATACGGCATAATTCATGGTAAAACAGCGGTAATTGAAATGGCTCAAGCATCGGGGCTGCCCCTTGTCCCAGCTGAAAAAAGGGATCCCTTGAATGCTACTACTTATGGTACGGGAGAAGTCATAAAGGCGGCCCTAGATGAAGGCATCCGGGACTTCATTATAGGAATAGGGGGTAGTGCCACCAACGATGGCGGGATCGGCGCTGCTCAGGCGTTGGGGGTTAAATTTCTGGACAGGTCGGGCAAGGAAGTGGGATTTGGTGGCAAGTATCTGCAATTTATTGATAGGATCATCATAGATGACATAGATCCATGGATTAAAGAAAGCACTATCACTGTCATATGCGATGTCAGCAATCCCCTCACAGGACCTCATGGCGCCACCGCCGTGTATGGCCCACAAAAAGGGGTAACTGAAGAGAACTTCGATATTTTGGAGTCGGGAATGAAAAACTATGAACGGCTAATCAAAGAGACCACAGGGATGGATATGAGCAAGGTCCCGGGTTCGGGAGCGGCAGGGGGGCTTGGGGCTGCATTGGTAGCCTTCTTTGGAGCCGTACTAAAGCCGGGGATTGATACCGTTCTTGACTATGTGAAGTTTGATGAGCTGATCGAGGGAGCGGACCTTGTTATAACTGGCGAGGGCAGGATTGATGGGCAATCTGTATACGGCAAGGTGCCTGTGGGAATAGCTAAACGTTGTAAGCATAAAGGGATTAAAGTAGTTGCTATAGTAGGAGGGATGGGCCCAGGGGCACAAAAAGTATACGACTATGGGATATATAGTATTATGCCCACCGTGAATGCTCCTATGTCGCTGGATGAGGCCATTGATAGGGCTCAAGAGCTTTTAAAAGACGCTGCTGACAGGATGTTCAGGTTTATAAAGCTTGGGATGGAGCTTAATCGACCCTACGACTCCGATAAATTATCAAAGAATTTGAGCTGTTGA